The following are from one region of the Candidatus Binatia bacterium genome:
- a CDS encoding creatininase family protein: MTPRRSRPELSERRLDRMNWMEMGEWVPREIETALVPVGTLEPHGILSLGTDNEIPARLSEAVAERLNALVAPTIPYGVTAHLGALPGGTHIPAPAFTGYAEAVLTALTHQGFRNLVVMNGHGGNTEALKEASRRVHEETGAFVAIFNWWTDCYPLSEEMLGVPGGHAGADETAAMLAIAPEQVFPDRWDPSLAFEHRNSLVAFPEPGSLIYYGGKRSDPVLNAKKARDYWTKVVEHVGEVLEDLVMRWEREGYPAPRGRRGASSGDAAPSAANGHGGSAPRRRRK; this comes from the coding sequence ATGACCCCGCGTCGATCCCGCCCCGAGCTGTCCGAACGCCGCCTCGACCGCATGAACTGGATGGAGATGGGGGAATGGGTCCCGCGCGAGATCGAGACGGCGCTGGTGCCGGTCGGGACGCTGGAGCCGCACGGCATCCTGAGCCTCGGGACGGACAACGAGATTCCGGCCCGGCTGTCGGAAGCGGTCGCGGAGCGGCTGAACGCGCTGGTGGCGCCGACGATTCCCTACGGAGTAACCGCGCACCTGGGCGCTCTGCCCGGGGGGACGCACATTCCGGCCCCGGCGTTCACCGGCTACGCGGAGGCGGTGCTGACGGCGCTGACCCATCAGGGCTTTCGGAATCTGGTCGTGATGAATGGGCACGGCGGGAATACCGAGGCGCTGAAGGAGGCTTCGCGGCGCGTTCATGAAGAGACCGGCGCGTTCGTCGCGATCTTCAACTGGTGGACCGATTGCTATCCGCTGAGCGAGGAGATGCTCGGCGTCCCCGGCGGCCACGCCGGCGCCGACGAGACCGCGGCGATGCTCGCGATCGCGCCCGAGCAGGTGTTCCCGGACCGCTGGGACCCCTCGCTGGCGTTCGAGCACCGCAATTCCCTGGTGGCCTTTCCCGAGCCGGGATCGCTGATCTACTACGGCGGCAAGCGAAGCGATCCCGTGCTGAACGCGAAGAAGGCGCGCGACTACTGGACCAAGGTCGTGGAGCACGTGGGCGAGGTGCTCGAGGACCTGGTGATGCGGTGGGAGCGGGAAGGCTATCCCGCGCCGCGCGGGCGGCGCGGAGCATCCAGCGGAGACGCAGCGCCGAGCGCCGCGAACGGTCATGGCGGCAGCGCGCCGAGGCGGCGGAGGAAGTAG
- a CDS encoding PKD domain-containing protein, with protein sequence MSAPDPGPTDGRLLLRFQNGSALDHFGGAAANAGDVNGDGRADLAVGAAGRAGPGDGIPAGSVYLYWGGPQGNNVPEITLHGTQSGEGFGSSIASTFHGGSGLLLVGARFGGLQQRGRVYLYSGYELIGGLSLGVIGAPLSDRGFGASVAALGDVNGGGGEDFIVGAPGLDGDGQNRGHAYIYSGGLKPILTLIGSGPNDHFGAAVASAGDFNGDGFPDFIVGETVGGSAGRASLYYGGPGVDAVPDQIFQGEAAGDHFGAAISSMGDLNGDGYDDLAIAAPFNDAAGQDAGRVYVFFGGPAADALADLVLTGERPGDNFGQSVAAAGDMNSDGHADFVVGAPVAAVGDLIAGPGSAYVYFGGPLLDDTPDLVLNGETNGDHFGAAVAMAGDFNDDGGADLLVGAPSNDFAGTEAGRSYLFTTWSHPPAVRAPSTVVAGTRLFLDLSVSVVDAEGDPIASLTAGPIPAGATFTVSPGNRSGSLQWTPTDLQVGTYDVTFTAANLESGSATTRIQVVFHNSPPALNPFAAMTAFEGSVTEQTLSGFDQDGDPLAFQLVGAPTFAALAPLDPFRALVRLAPDYGDAGAYVATVRIEDGHGGTASAPLSIAVEHVNRGPVLSAPAGVSGPEGGAIVVAVQASDPDGDPVTLGAVNQPPGSLFVDHGDNSGTFSWTPGYEQAGTYQVTFTARDELGALGAPWDLTIDVENRNRGPAAVAGGPYAGVINVPIVFDATGSSDPDGSALTYQWDFGDLASGTGATPSHAYAAGGTFAVGLTVSDGDLSGQAITSAAVQDIFAARAFVEPPNRTIRLGSAKATWCAEVEPAGNSFLMNAVLPSAVVMRYGGGQIAGIAERVGVGADLDANGVAEMTICFSKADLRALLTGLPKGITTVPVTLEGSLSTGGKFRAPLSVDVASSGGSLAASLSPNPLNPSGMLTFSTSRRGRVRVAVFDLRGRLVRTLLPAQELDPGYHDVPLDGRGGRGASLSSGAYFYRIEAADGVATGRFVILK encoded by the coding sequence GTGAGCGCTCCCGACCCCGGGCCCACGGACGGCCGTCTCCTGCTCCGCTTCCAGAACGGCTCGGCACTGGACCATTTCGGCGGCGCGGCCGCGAATGCCGGCGACGTCAATGGCGATGGCAGGGCCGATCTCGCCGTCGGAGCCGCCGGGCGCGCCGGTCCCGGCGACGGCATTCCCGCCGGCTCGGTGTACCTCTACTGGGGAGGGCCCCAAGGCAACAATGTTCCCGAGATCACGCTCCACGGAACCCAGAGCGGAGAAGGGTTCGGTTCCTCGATCGCATCGACCTTCCACGGCGGATCCGGGCTCCTGCTGGTCGGGGCTCGCTTCGGCGGTCTTCAGCAGAGAGGCCGCGTGTACCTGTATTCCGGTTACGAGCTGATCGGCGGCCTGTCGCTGGGAGTGATCGGCGCGCCTCTGTCCGACAGGGGGTTCGGCGCTTCCGTGGCTGCCCTTGGCGACGTGAACGGCGGCGGAGGCGAGGACTTCATCGTCGGCGCGCCCGGACTGGACGGAGACGGCCAGAACCGCGGGCACGCCTACATCTACTCCGGAGGGCTCAAGCCGATTCTCACGCTTATCGGGTCCGGGCCGAACGACCATTTCGGAGCGGCCGTGGCCTCGGCCGGGGATTTCAACGGGGATGGCTTTCCCGATTTCATCGTCGGCGAGACCGTCGGGGGGAGCGCCGGCCGCGCTTCGCTGTACTACGGAGGCCCCGGCGTCGACGCCGTCCCCGACCAGATCTTCCAGGGCGAGGCGGCGGGAGATCACTTTGGCGCCGCGATCAGTTCGATGGGCGACCTGAACGGGGATGGATACGACGACCTGGCGATCGCGGCCCCGTTCAACGATGCCGCGGGCCAGGACGCCGGACGCGTGTACGTCTTCTTCGGGGGCCCCGCGGCCGACGCCCTCGCCGATCTCGTGCTGACGGGGGAGCGTCCCGGCGACAACTTCGGACAGTCGGTCGCCGCGGCGGGCGACATGAACTCCGATGGCCATGCCGACTTCGTCGTCGGCGCTCCGGTCGCGGCGGTCGGGGACCTCATCGCCGGGCCGGGGAGCGCCTACGTGTATTTCGGCGGTCCCTTGCTGGACGACACACCCGACCTCGTCCTGAACGGAGAGACGAACGGAGATCACTTCGGCGCCGCGGTGGCCATGGCAGGGGACTTCAACGATGACGGCGGCGCCGACCTGCTCGTGGGCGCTCCCTCGAACGATTTCGCAGGAACGGAAGCGGGAAGAAGCTACCTCTTCACGACGTGGAGCCACCCGCCGGCCGTGCGGGCGCCGTCCACCGTTGTCGCGGGGACCCGCCTGTTCCTCGATCTCTCGGTGTCGGTCGTCGACGCCGAGGGAGACCCGATCGCCTCGCTCACGGCGGGACCGATTCCGGCGGGAGCCACGTTCACGGTGAGCCCGGGGAACCGGTCCGGCTCCCTCCAGTGGACTCCCACGGACCTTCAGGTCGGGACCTACGACGTGACGTTCACGGCTGCCAACCTCGAGTCCGGGTCCGCGACGACGCGGATTCAGGTCGTGTTCCACAACAGCCCGCCGGCCCTCAATCCGTTCGCCGCGATGACGGCGTTCGAAGGGTCGGTCACCGAACAGACGCTTTCGGGCTTCGACCAGGACGGGGATCCGCTCGCGTTTCAGTTGGTCGGCGCCCCGACGTTCGCGGCTCTTGCCCCGCTCGATCCCTTCCGCGCTCTGGTGCGTCTCGCTCCGGATTACGGGGACGCGGGAGCCTACGTCGCGACGGTGCGGATCGAGGACGGACACGGGGGAACGGCGTCGGCTCCGCTCTCCATCGCGGTCGAGCACGTGAATCGCGGGCCGGTGCTGTCGGCGCCGGCCGGCGTGTCGGGGCCGGAGGGCGGCGCGATCGTCGTCGCGGTCCAGGCGAGCGACCCCGACGGCGATCCCGTGACCTTGGGGGCGGTGAACCAGCCCCCCGGATCGCTCTTTGTCGACCACGGAGATAACAGCGGCACCTTCTCCTGGACGCCGGGTTACGAGCAGGCAGGCACGTATCAGGTGACGTTCACCGCGCGCGACGAGCTGGGCGCCCTCGGCGCGCCATGGGATCTCACCATCGACGTCGAGAACAGGAACCGCGGGCCGGCCGCCGTCGCGGGAGGACCCTACGCGGGCGTGATCAACGTGCCGATCGTCTTCGACGCGACGGGGTCTTCGGATCCGGACGGATCGGCGCTGACGTACCAGTGGGATTTCGGCGATCTCGCGAGCGGGACGGGAGCGACGCCGTCCCACGCCTATGCCGCCGGAGGGACTTTTGCGGTCGGCCTCACCGTGAGCGACGGCGACCTGTCGGGGCAAGCGATCACGTCCGCGGCGGTCCAGGATATCTTTGCGGCTCGCGCATTCGTCGAGCCGCCCAATCGCACCATCCGTCTCGGATCGGCCAAGGCCACGTGGTGCGCGGAAGTCGAGCCGGCGGGAAACTCCTTTCTCATGAACGCGGTCCTTCCATCCGCGGTCGTCATGCGCTACGGCGGCGGTCAGATCGCCGGGATCGCTGAACGCGTGGGCGTCGGCGCGGACCTCGACGCAAACGGCGTCGCCGAGATGACGATCTGCTTCTCCAAGGCGGACCTCCGCGCCTTGCTCACGGGACTTCCCAAGGGAATCACCACGGTCCCGGTGACCCTGGAGGGAAGCCTTTCGACCGGCGGGAAGTTCCGAGCTCCACTCTCCGTCGACGTCGCGAGCTCGGGAGGCTCCCTGGCCGCCTCGTTGTCGCCCAATCCCCTCAACCCCTCGGGCATGCTCACCTTCTCGACATCGCGACGGGGACGGGTTCGCGTCGCGGTCTTCGATCTCCGCGGCCGGCTCGTTCGAACGCTCCTGCCGGCGCAGGAACTTGACCCCGGATACCATGACGTCCCGCTGGACGGCCGCGGCGGTCGCGGTGCGTCCCTGTCCTCTGGCGCCTATTTCTACCGGATCGAAGCCGCCGACGGCGTGGCGACCGGGCGTTTCGTCATCCTGAAATAG